One Bradyrhizobium zhanjiangense DNA segment encodes these proteins:
- a CDS encoding histidine kinase dimerization/phosphoacceptor domain -containing protein, whose amino-acid sequence MQTGAAGYFLLLPGVFLSGLIFDRGSGIFAAIIAIGVGAYLSYAGSSGIDYISTNALFATTAAGTATVAEFQRAELRRVMLADKTKAVLLQEMAHRTKNNLAILGGMIRLEARHGGPEVAAALEATARRLQVMAEVYDHLSLKQDSR is encoded by the coding sequence ATGCAGACCGGGGCAGCGGGATATTTCCTGCTCCTCCCGGGCGTGTTTCTGTCGGGCCTGATCTTCGACCGCGGCTCCGGAATATTCGCAGCGATCATTGCCATCGGCGTCGGCGCTTACCTCAGTTACGCCGGCAGTAGCGGCATCGATTATATTTCGACCAACGCCCTGTTCGCGACCACCGCAGCCGGAACGGCCACCGTCGCGGAATTTCAGCGCGCGGAATTGCGGCGGGTCATGCTGGCGGACAAGACAAAGGCCGTGCTGCTGCAGGAGATGGCGCATCGGACCAAGAACAACCTCGCAATCCTCGGCGGGATGATCCGGCTGGAGGCAAGGCACGGCGGGCCGGAAGTCGCGGCCGCGCTGGAAGCCACGGCGCGCCGGCTGCAGGTGATGGCGGAGGTCTACGATCACCTCTCGCTCAAGCAGGATTCGCGCTAG
- a CDS encoding RNA ligase family protein, which yields MAYELCLAIASKQVPNGPDWIHEVKHDGYRMLVIRENERVRLFSRNGSDWTNRYPWIVEAALKNRQKQFVIDGEAVILGVDGISDFNALHSRRHDHEVQLYAFDILAMGGDDLRALPLHLRKTNLERLLARRPDGITVAPFERGEIGPDLFRAACRMGLEGLVSKHRDRPYRGGRQKFWIKVKNRSHPAMEREL from the coding sequence ATGGCATACGAGCTCTGCTTGGCGATCGCCAGCAAGCAGGTCCCAAACGGGCCGGACTGGATTCATGAGGTGAAGCACGACGGCTACCGGATGCTAGTCATCCGGGAGAACGAACGCGTGCGTCTGTTTTCCCGAAACGGCAGCGACTGGACCAACCGCTATCCCTGGATTGTCGAAGCTGCTTTGAAGAACCGGCAGAAGCAATTCGTCATCGACGGCGAGGCCGTGATCCTGGGTGTTGACGGCATCTCCGATTTCAACGCGCTTCATTCCCGCAGGCACGATCACGAAGTCCAGCTTTACGCCTTCGATATTCTCGCGATGGGCGGCGACGATTTGCGCGCTCTGCCTCTACACCTCCGGAAGACAAACCTAGAGAGGCTATTGGCGCGGCGGCCGGACGGGATCACGGTGGCACCATTCGAGCGCGGCGAGATCGGCCCTGACCTCTTTCGGGCGGCCTGCCGGATGGGCCTAGAGGGCCTGGTCTCCAAACATCGCGATCGGCCTTACCGCGGCGGGCGGCAAAAATTCTGGATCAAGGTCAAGAACCGTAGTCACCCCGCGATGGAGCGCGAACTGTGA